The sequence CCGCCGGCAGGGCCGGTGAAGTAGCTCATGATCCACGGCACGGTGGCGGCCGAAATGCCGGTCCGGAGCGTCCCTATGCTGGGCGTGAGAACGAATGTCTGGCCATTTGCCCGGCCGCCAGCAACATATTGATAAACACCCGGGTTGTGCTCGGGGGGAAGGCAACACGATGACCGATATCGCCACCCGCACCTGGGACGGCATGACCATCCCGGTGGCCGGCACCTATCTTCTCGATCAGGCGCACAAGCGGATCGGTTTCCTGTCCCGGCACATGATGGTGAGCCCGGTACGCGGCGAGTTCGCCGAGGCCACCGCCCAGATCTACGTGGCGGAGGACCCGCTGCTCTCCTCGGTGACGGCCACCATCATGTCGGCGAGCATCACCACCGGAAGCGTCGACCGGGACACGCATCTGAAGAGTGCCGACTTCCTCGACGTGGAGCGTTTTCCCACCCTTGAATATCGAAGCACCGGCATCAAATGGCAGGGCAACGAGGACCCCATATTCCAGTGGGCGCGTCTGCGCAACCATCGGCTGGGCGGACGAGGCCGGAGTCACATTGTTCCGCCGCAGTCCGACGGTATTCCCGGACGATTCGTCCTCACCGGTGAGCTGACGGTGAAGGGAATCACCCGGGCCGTCGACCTGGCGGTGAATTTCGGTGGTGCCCGTCAGGATCCGTACGGGCAGAACATCTTCGGTTTCAGCGCGACGGCCGAGATGAACCGTGAGGACTACGGCCTGCTCTGGAATGTCGTCCTGGAGAGCGGCGGGGTGCTGGTCGGCAA comes from Micromonospora vinacea and encodes:
- a CDS encoding YceI family protein; this encodes MTDIATRTWDGMTIPVAGTYLLDQAHKRIGFLSRHMMVSPVRGEFAEATAQIYVAEDPLLSSVTATIMSASITTGSVDRDTHLKSADFLDVERFPTLEYRSTGIKWQGNEDPIFQWARLRNHRLGGRGRSHIVPPQSDGIPGRFVLTGELTVKGITRAVDLAVNFGGARQDPYGQNIFGFSATAEMNREDYGLLWNVVLESGGVLVGKTVQIEIAGEAIHQA